The Polyangia bacterium DNA window ATCGATCGGCGGCATGATCATCCTGCTGACCTGGTTTTACATCGCCGGCTTTCTGTTTCTGATCGGCGGCGAGCTGAACGCCATCCTTGAACACGCATCGGTGAGCGGCAAATCGCCGGGCGCGCGCGCCGAGGGCGACGCCGCGCCCCCGCCCGGGGAACGTCCCAGCGCCATGCCGGTGGGCGCCAGTGACAAGGCCAAAGTCGCGGAAAAATCCCACGTGCCCGCGCCGACGACGGGCGCGCCCACCTGATATCGGCTTCCAGCCCAGGCCGGAGGATTTGACACGGCATGGCCTTGCCCAGCGTATATATCTGCCATATACAGAGTGAGTGGCTGGTTTTCCGGATGAGCTCGCGCTTAGTACCGGTTTTGAGTGGGACGACGGGAATGCGGATAAGAACTGGACCCTCCATGAGGTATCGCGGGGCGAGGCGGAGGAAGTGTTCTTCAATCGACCGATTCTGGTCGCGCCCGATGCCAAACACTCGCCAAAAGAGAAGCGCTATGCTGCCCTCGGGAAGACGAACAGCGGTCGCGGACTCACGATCGTGTTCACCATCCGCGGCAGTCTTGTGCGAGTGATTTCGGCGCGGGACATGAGCAGACGTGAAAGGAGGATCTATGAAGAAACGAGCATCAAAAAATGAAGCCGGGACGGTTCCGGCATTCGCGAACGAAGATGAGGAACGGAAGTTTTGGGCGACTCACGACGCAGCCGACTTCTTCGACTGGGGGCAGGTAGCTCAGCCGGCCTTCCCAAGCCTGAAGCCGTCTACTGAATCTATCTCTCTTCGACTGCCGGTTTCGATGCTTGATGAACTGAAGGCTCTGGCTAACAAGCGCGACGTGCCCTACCAGTCGCTGATGAAAATGTACCTCTCGGAGCAGATCCGGAGAGATCGGAAGAAAGCGTCGTGACGCCTAAGGCGTTGCAGTGGACGGGCGCTTCGCGCCGCTGCTGAACGCCTGGCGCGTTCGCCCGGTGATTCAGAAGGGCTTGCAAAGGTCTGCGTCGCGGCCGATGTTTTTCGCCAAGGAGGAGTCTCTCGATGACGATCACCATCACGGCCTTTGAACGCTCATCCGATGGCGGCAAGGGACTGGCGCGTGATACGCGCGTTCGCTGGGGCGCTGGGCGGACCTGCCAGTAGTGGCGTGAGCAACCGGGAACATCCGTTGCGGTGTCCGGGGACATCGTTAACACTGGTCCGAGCGGTCAGTCCTCCCCGTTCCCCGTCGCGCGCTTCGCCTCGGCCATGATGTGGGCCAGACGGTCCGCGGTGGCGCTGTCGGCTCGCAGCGCGTCGATGTCCGTGGGCATGCGGTAGCGCCAGTTGTTGGGATCGACCTTGCCCGGCACGTTGATGCGCTCGCGTGCGCCCAGGGCGTTTTGAAACGAGACCAGCGACAGCGCCGAAGCGGCCGCCGCGATGGCGGACAGCAAGGCGTCGCGCACCTGATCGTCGAACGACCTTTTCGGATCCAGGCCGCGCAGCGCGGGCACGTTGGCGATCAGATCGGCGCGTTCTTCGGACGGCAGGTGATCCCACCAGTCGGCGTTGCTGTCGGTGTCGTGGGTCGAGTTGGTGGCCACCGACAGGCCCGGCCAGCGGCCGGGATCGCGAAAGTGGCCGTCCTCTTTTTCCCAGCGCAGCACGCGGTATCCCGGGATGTCCAGGCGATCCAGCGACGGGCGCAGGAAGTCCGGCAGGCTGCCCAGGTCCTCGGCCACCACCTCGCCGAAGTGACGGAACATCCGCATGATGGTCTCGCCAAGACGCAGCTGCCCATCCGGATCGGCCGGAAAAAAACCGCCTTCCTTGCTGTCCGGCGAGCGGACGTAGGTGCGGTAATAGCCGGCCACGTGATCGATGCGCAGCAAGCTGAACAGCGCGCCGGCCCGTTCGGCACGCGCGCGCAACCAGCGAAAGTCCGACCGCCACAAGGCATCCCAGTCGTACGCCGGCAGGCCCCAGTCCTGCGCCTGGCCGCCCCGATCGACCGGCGGCGCGCCCACGCGAAGGTCGGTGCGAAAGTTCTGGCCGTTCGCCCAGACGTCGGAGGAATCCATCGCCACCGTGAACGGTAGATCGCCCATCAGCTCGACGCCGGCGCTGCTGGCGTCGCGGCGGGCCTGGCGCCATTGCCGATCAAGCTGCCACTGCACCCACGCGACCTGCAGCAACAGCCGTTCGTTCTTGCGTCGCAGCTCGGCCATCGCGTCGGGGGTGCGGCTGCGCAGACCGGACGGCCAATCAGTCCAGGATTTCTTCTGCTGGTCATGCACGGTGGCGAACAAGGCAAAGTCATCCAGCCAGCTCCGCTGTTCGCGCACGAACATGGTCAGCTCATCGCGCCGGCTGGTGCGCTTGCGCCAGTGTTCGTCGACGAATCGATCGAAGGCCAGGCGGATGGCCGCCGCCTTCACCTCACGAACGCCGCCCCAGTCAACCGCCGGTTCCCGGCCAAGTTCAGTCAAGCGCCGCTGCACGTCGGACGGCAACGCTTGCCGCCCTCCCGCGGCCTTGAAATCCTCGCAGGCGTCCAGCGACAGGTACACCGGATCCAGCGCAAATGCCGAGGACGCCGCGTACGGGCTGGCGTCAACAGAAGTGGTGACGTTCACCGGCAACAGCTGCAACACTGAAAAGCCGGCGCTGCGCGCCCAGCCGGCGAACTCTGGCAGATCGGCGATCTCCCCGATGCCCCAGTTGTCCTTTCGGCGCAACGAAAACAGCGGCATCACCACGCCCGCCCGACGGCGCGCCTCGCCCATGGCAAAGCCGCTGGTGCCAGCCCACGGCGACATCGGCGCGCGCATGGCCGCCACTCGATCGGGCGCCGGCAAAGCGTGCGCCGCCTCCGCCGACAGCGGTTGGCGCATGATCACCATCCCGTGTGCCGCCACCTGATAATCACCCGACACCGACGGCGCATCGCCGGCCGGCGCATCGTGCGTGGTGTCCAGCTCGACCAGCCACTCGGCGCCGGCCTGGCCTTCGGGCAGCTTGAAGCGCATCGGTTCATGATGGGCGTTCATCAGCACCAGCAGGCTGTCACCGGTCAGTCGGCTGCCCCGATCGTCGATCACCGAGATGGCGTCGCCGCCCAGCATGAAGCCCAGCGATCGCAGCCAGGGCCGCTGCCAGTCGCGCGGGCGCATCTCCGATCCGTCGGGCCGCAGCCAGGTCAGATCCTTTGAAAGCGACTCCCACACCCGATCGCCCTGAAAAAACCGCCAGGTCTGCAGCACCGGCAGCTTCTGGCGCAGCTCGATCAACTTGCGCGTGAAGCCCAGCAGCTTGCGGCGGCGATCGTCCAGCTTCCAGTCGACCCAGGAGATCTCGTTGTCCTGGCAATAGGCGTTGTTGTTGCCACGCTGGGTCCGGCCCATCTCGTCGCCGGCCAGCAGCATCGGCACGCCTTGGGCCATGAACAGGGTGGTCAGGAGATTGCGCTTTTGCCGCTCGCGCAGCTCGTTGATGGCCGCGTCGTCGGTCTCGCCTTCGGCGCCGTGGTTCCACGACTGGTTGTCGTCGTTGCCGTCGCGGTTCTCCTCGCCATTGGCTTCGTTGTGTTTTCCGCCGTAGGTCACCAGATCGTGCAGCGTGAAGCCGTCGTGGCAGGTGACGAAGTTGATCCCAGCCTGCGGTTGCCGCCGCTCGCCCTGGTACAGATCCGCCGATCCGGCCAGCCGATAGCCGACCTCCGACGCCAGGTTGTCGTCGCCTTTCCAGTACCGGCGCAGCGAATTGCGAAAGCGATCGTTCCACTCGCGCCACGGCGCCGGGAAATTTCCCACCTGGTAACCGCCCATGCCCAGATCCCACGGCTCGGCGATCAGCTTCACCCGCGACAGCACCGGGTCCTGGTTGATGATCTGAAAGA harbors:
- the glgX gene encoding glycogen debranching protein GlgX, whose product is MAAAPREIWPGRAFPRGATFDGAGVNFAVYSRVATRVEVCLYDPAHPANETGRFDLLEANDFVWHGYVPGLEPGALYGLRVHGPYQPEQGHRCNPHKLLVDPYAKAVHGQVDWKAAVQGYTTDDPAADLSFDKRDSAAGVPKGVVVSDFFDWGRDHAPNVPWSSTVIYELHVKGFTKLHPEIPDELRGTYAGLGHPLAIGHLQRLGVTAVELLPVHEAVDEGFLEEKGLRNYWGYSTLGYFAPSQQYGSRRAPGAQVSEFKAMVKALHAAGIEVILDVVYNHTAEGNHLGPTLSLRGIDNKTYYWLMPEPRHYLDFTGAGNSVNASHPEAARLIVDSLRYWVGEMHVDGFRFDLASTIGRVRLGEFDRHAPIFQIINQDPVLSRVKLIAEPWDLGMGGYQVGNFPAPWREWNDRFRNSLRRYWKGDDNLASEVGYRLAGSADLYQGERRQPQAGINFVTCHDGFTLHDLVTYGGKHNEANGEENRDGNDDNQSWNHGAEGETDDAAINELRERQKRNLLTTLFMAQGVPMLLAGDEMGRTQRGNNNAYCQDNEISWVDWKLDDRRRKLLGFTRKLIELRQKLPVLQTWRFFQGDRVWESLSKDLTWLRPDGSEMRPRDWQRPWLRSLGFMLGGDAISVIDDRGSRLTGDSLLVLMNAHHEPMRFKLPEGQAGAEWLVELDTTHDAPAGDAPSVSGDYQVAAHGMVIMRQPLSAEAAHALPAPDRVAAMRAPMSPWAGTSGFAMGEARRRAGVVMPLFSLRRKDNWGIGEIADLPEFAGWARSAGFSVLQLLPVNVTTSVDASPYAASSAFALDPVYLSLDACEDFKAAGGRQALPSDVQRRLTELGREPAVDWGGVREVKAAAIRLAFDRFVDEHWRKRTSRRDELTMFVREQRSWLDDFALFATVHDQQKKSWTDWPSGLRSRTPDAMAELRRKNERLLLQVAWVQWQLDRQWRQARRDASSAGVELMGDLPFTVAMDSSDVWANGQNFRTDLRVGAPPVDRGGQAQDWGLPAYDWDALWRSDFRWLRARAERAGALFSLLRIDHVAGYYRTYVRSPDSKEGGFFPADPDGQLRLGETIMRMFRHFGEVVAEDLGSLPDFLRPSLDRLDIPGYRVLRWEKEDGHFRDPGRWPGLSVATNSTHDTDSNADWWDHLPSEERADLIANVPALRGLDPKRSFDDQVRDALLSAIAAAASALSLVSFQNALGARERINVPGKVDPNNWRYRMPTDIDALRADSATADRLAHIMAEAKRATGNGED
- a CDS encoding BrnT family toxin — protein: MAGFPDELALSTGFEWDDGNADKNWTLHEVSRGEAEEVFFNRPILVAPDAKHSPKEKRYAALGKTNSGRGLTIVFTIRGSLVRVISARDMSRRERRIYEETSIKK
- a CDS encoding BrnA antitoxin family protein, whose product is MKKRASKNEAGTVPAFANEDEERKFWATHDAADFFDWGQVAQPAFPSLKPSTESISLRLPVSMLDELKALANKRDVPYQSLMKMYLSEQIRRDRKKAS